In Streptomyces nodosus, one DNA window encodes the following:
- a CDS encoding prohibitin family protein, giving the protein MLVLSCLLLLAALVMYFIARAQDSLRLRLGAGAALLGSVLCGIASTVYVVSAYEVGVPVTFGKVGAPMTSGLQLKAPFTDVTTFSTRPVDLNLSDKDVVEVRSSQGGVMYAEVTVKWAVIPDKAGELYRLAGSEDAIQQRLVFPDSREIVRNVFARYTSEQGYASAREKINAEIDKLIKERLAPRGIDITAVNLRNVKPSDALQKQIDRKIQQKEATERAAEATRTAEEEAKRRKIEAEGIARANKILNDSLTDKVLTNQCIDAYREAAKENPVYAVPCGSGNGTPVIVGGNGRN; this is encoded by the coding sequence GTGCTCGTATTGTCATGCCTGCTTCTTCTCGCCGCCTTGGTGATGTACTTCATCGCCCGCGCCCAAGACTCGCTCCGGCTTCGGCTGGGTGCCGGCGCCGCACTGCTCGGCAGTGTGCTCTGTGGCATCGCCAGCACCGTGTACGTCGTCAGCGCCTATGAGGTCGGCGTGCCGGTGACGTTCGGCAAGGTGGGTGCGCCGATGACGTCCGGGTTGCAGCTGAAGGCGCCGTTCACCGATGTCACGACCTTCTCGACCCGTCCGGTCGACCTCAACCTCTCCGACAAGGACGTCGTCGAGGTGCGGTCCTCGCAGGGGGGTGTGATGTACGCGGAGGTGACCGTGAAGTGGGCGGTCATACCTGACAAGGCGGGGGAGCTGTACCGGCTGGCAGGGAGCGAGGACGCCATTCAGCAGCGACTGGTCTTCCCGGACAGCCGCGAGATCGTCCGCAATGTCTTCGCCCGCTACACCAGCGAGCAGGGGTATGCGTCGGCCCGAGAGAAGATCAATGCGGAGATCGACAAGTTGATCAAGGAGCGACTCGCGCCCCGCGGTATCGACATCACCGCCGTGAACCTCCGTAACGTCAAGCCTTCGGACGCCCTCCAGAAGCAGATCGACCGCAAGATCCAGCAGAAGGAGGCCACCGAGCGGGCCGCTGAGGCGACCCGCACGGCGGAAGAGGAGGCCAAGCGCCGCAAGATCGAGGCCGAGGGCATCGCCCGCGCCAACAAGATCCTCAACGACTCTCTGACCGACAAGGTTCTGACGAACCAGTGCATCGACGCGTACCGGGAAGCGGCCAAGGAGAACCCGGTCTACGCCGTGCCCTGCGGCTCGGGCAACGGCACCCCGGTCATCGTGGGCGGCAACGGCCGGAACTGA